From the Salvelinus fontinalis isolate EN_2023a chromosome 35, ASM2944872v1, whole genome shotgun sequence genome, one window contains:
- the LOC129834607 gene encoding caprin-1-like isoform X2, with translation MPSATVGNNAVQSSSPELGSGTQSEAMKQVLQVIDKKVRNMEKKKGKLDDYQAKKNKGEWLNQDQLDALIKFQEVTNNLDFARELQKSFLYLGQEIQKAVKKSARREQLQREETEQRRLKTVLELQFLLDRLGDEQTRQDLKQPAAGSPLLTDANLTALDNFYKLVGPERDHDVRLTDQYEEASLHLWELLEGRDQAVAGTTYKALKETLDKVLLSGYFDRAQMHQNGVCEEEEQEEEEQQSVVHESSGSGEQPAEPEGTVMEEYTEAIEVEASEFVNRQFIPETTYSSTGNDQVEEWTAEVQVVNVLQNQSPPQMTPEPHTVSPVSHTPDPVVRKQVVQDLMAQMQGTYNFMQDSMLEFDGHALDPAIVLAQPMKSAQSVDLQQMVHSESRLSQPSSVPESTHVPMVSSTPDGYSSTAPLYQPPHTAEPQPQTDGTDHIQASMSLSSEQSPAPSSLPSAFPPVSTPHSGGINVNAAPFQSMQAVFNLNAPVPPTNEADSLKQFPSGYGQGFSSQAEHSVEEPDIQQDTLLSAVGGFHTQDQVAAAGHQVQSSQGPGFGRQGQSFYNSRGAVPRGGPRNPRGMINGYRGSSNGFRGGYDGYRPPFSNTPNNGYGQQAQFSTAPRDYPNSTYQREGYQPGYKRGAVQGPRGCSRGRGGLFKPSRGMVTQMVGHQAN, from the exons ATGCCTTCAGCAACAGTTGGCAACAATGCTGTTCAGTCCTCTAGCCCAGAGTTGGGTTCTGGGACACAGTCTGAGGCCATGAAGCAGGTCCTGCAGGTGATAGACAAGAAGGTCCGCAATATGGAAAAGAAAAAG GGCAAGCTGGATGACTACCAGGCCAAGAAGAATAAAGGTGAATGGTTGAACCAGGATCAGCTG GATGCCTTGATCAAGTTCCAGGAAGTAACAAACAACCTGGATTTTGCACGGGAGTTGCAGAAGAGCTTCCTGTATTTGGGGCAAGAG ATCCAGAAGGCAGTGAAGAAGTCTGCCCGGAGGGAGCAGCTGCAGCGGGAGGAGACGGAGCAGAGGCGGCTGAAGACTGTTCTGGAGCTGCAGTTCCTGCTTGACCGGCTGGGGGATGAGCAGACGAGGCAGGACCTGAAACAGCCTGCTGCAGGCTCCCCCCTGCTCACCGATGCTAACCTCACCGCACTGGACAATTTCTACAAGCTGGTGGGCCCTGAACGGGACCATGACGTCAG GTTGACTGACCAGTATGAGGAGGCCTCCCTACACCTATGGGAACTGCTAGAGGGCAGAGACCAGGCTGTGGCAGGAACAACAT ACAAGGCACTGAAGGAGACCCTGGACAAGGTGCTACTGAGTGGCTATTTTGACAGAGCACAAATGCATCAGAACGGTGTGTGTGAAGAAGAGGAGCAAGAAGAAGAAGAGCAGCAGTCTGTTGTGCATGAGTCGTCTGGGAGCGGGGAGCAGCCTGCAGAACCAG AAGGAACAGTTATGGAAGAATACACAGAGGCCATTGAAGTAGAAGCCTCAGAG TTTGTAAACAGACAGTTCATTCCAGAAACCACATACAGCAGCACTGGCAATGACCAAGTAGAGGAGTGGACAGCAGAGGTCCAG GTGGTCAATGTCCTCCAGAACCAGTCTCCTCCCCAGATGACCCCCGAGCCCCACACTGTGAGCCCAGTCTCCCACACGCCTGACCCCGTGGTCCGGAAGCAGGTCGTACAGGACCTCATGGCCCAGATGCAGGGGACCTATAACTTCATGCAG GACTCCATGTTGGAGTTTGATGGTCATGCCCTGGACCCAGCCATTGTCTTGGCCCAGCCCATGAAGTCTGCACAGAGCGTGGACCTGCAGCAGATGG TTCATTCAGAATCCAGACTTTCTCAACCAAGCTCAGTTCCTGAATCTACACAC GTCCCCATGGTCTCTTCCACACCTGATGGCTACTCCTCCACAGCGCCCCTCTACCAGCCCCCCCACACAGCAGAGccccagccacagacagacggCACCGACCACATCCAG GCCTCGATGTCCCTGTCGTCTGAGCAGTCCCCCGCCCCGTCCTCCTTGCCCTCTGCCTTCCCGCCCGTCTCCACCCCCCACAGCGGCGGCATCAATGTCAACGCAGCACCATTCCAGTCCATGCAAGCG GTGTTCAACCTGAATGCCCCCGTGCCCCCCACTAACGAAGCAGACAGTCTGAAGCAGTTCCCCAGTGGCTACGGCCAGGGCTTCAGCAGCCAGGCGGAGCACTCTGTGGAGGAGCCTGACATCCAGCAGGACACTCTACTGTCCG CTGTAGGAGGCTTCCACACCCAAGACCAAGTGGCGGCAGCGGGCCACCAGGTGCAGTCGTCCCAGGGGCCAGGCTTTGGGCGGCAAGGCCAGTCCTTCTATAACAGCAGGGGGGCTGTGCCTCGCGGAGGCCCCAGGAACCCTCGGGGCATGATCAATGGATACCGAGGATCTTCTAATGGCTTCAGAG GAGGATATGATGGCTATCGCCCTCCCTTCTCGAACACTCCAAACAATGGTTATGGGCAACAGGCCCAGTTCAGCACTGCGCCCCGGGACTACCCAAACAGCACCTATCAGCGG GAGGGATATCAGCCAGGCTACAAGCGGGGAGCAGTCCAGGGACCTCGGGGTTGCTCTCGAG GCCGGGGGGGACTGTTCAAGCCCAGCCGAGGGATGGTGACCCAAATGGTTGGACATCAAGCCAATTAG
- the LOC129834608 gene encoding nucleobindin-2-like isoform X1, with the protein MSWSQVFYTSCFVLLVHLLCLEAVPISLDKTKVNQPEDKASEPPPSVDTGLHYDRYLREVIDFLEKDQHFREKLHNTDMEDIKMGKLAKELDFVSHHVRTQLDELKRQEVSRLRTLIKAKQDIEGGNDMAVDHQVLLKQFEYLNHMNPHTFEVEDLDRLIKSATNDLENYDKERHEEFKKYEMTKDHERREHLKTLDDEGRKKEEEHYEEMKKKHADHPKVNHPGSQNQFKEVWEEADGLDPEDFDPKTFFKLHDSNGDGFFDEQELEALFTKELEKIYDPTNEEDDMVEMEEERLRMREHVMNEVDTNKDRLVSLEEFLIATKKKEFLEPDSWETLEQNQAYTDEEMREFEEHLTQQEEDLNQKASDLQKQRDELERQQEQLNSQKVELQQAVEHMERLKTQKVEPPPEVHVEGNAIPEPQGEYHPLPLGHQDMSQNHPGMKQDNHLQNQIPHNTQDLSQPRLQDLPPGHQAVP; encoded by the exons ATGTCTTGGAGCCAGGTATTCTACACCAGCTGCTTTGTGCTTCTGGTACATCTGCTCTGTCTGGAGGCAGTGCCCATTAGTCTGGACAAGACCAAGGTGAACCAGCCGGAGGACAAAGCCTCAGAGCCACCACCAAGTGTG GACACTGGACTCCACTATGACCGTTATCTCAGGGAAGTCATTGATTTTCTGGAAAAAGACCAGCATTTCAGAGAGAAGCTCCATAACACAGATATGGAGGATATCAAG ATGGGGAAGCTGGCCAAAGAGCTGGATTTTGTCAGCCACCATGTAAGGACACAACTGGACGAGCTAAAAAGGCAGGAGGTTAGCCGGCTACGGACACTGATCAAAGCCAAGCAAGACATCGAAGGAGGGAACG ATATGGCAGTAGACCACCAAGTTCTGCTGAAACAGTTTGAGTACCTGAACCACATGAATCCTCACACCTTTGAAGTGGAGGATCTGGACAGACTCATCAAATCA GCCACAAACGATCTGGAGAACTATGACAAGGAGCGCCATGAGGAGTTCAAGAAGTACGAGATGACGAAAGACCATGAGCGAAGGGAACACCTCAAGACTCTAGACGATGAAGGGAGGAAGAAGGAGGAAGAACATTACGAGGAGATGAAGAAGAAACATGCAGACCATCCCAAAGTCAACCATCCA GGCAGCCAGAATCAGTTCAAAGAGGTGTGGGAGGAAGCAGATGGTCTTGACCCTGAAGATTTTGACCCCAAGACCTTTTTCAAGCTGCATG ATTCCAATGGAGATGGCTTCTTCGATGAGCAGGAATTGGAGGCACTGTTTACGAAGGAG CTGGAGAAGATCTATGATCCTACCAATGAAGAGGACGATatggtggagatggaggaggagcgcCTGCGTATGAGAGAGCACGTCATGAACGAG GTGGACACCAACAAAGACAGACTGGTCTCCTTAGAAGAGTTCCTGATTGCCACAAAGAAAAAGGAATTCCTGGAACCAGATAGTTGGGAG ACCCTAGAGCAGAACCAGGCCTACACGGACGAGGAGATGAGGGAGTTTGAGGAGCACCTGACCCAGCAGGAAGAGGACCTCAACCAGAAAGCATCAGACCTCCAGAAACAGAGGGATGAGTTAGAGAGGCAACAGGAACAGCTCAACTCACAGAAAGTAGAGCTTCAGCAG GCAGTAGAACACATGGAACGGTTGAAAACCCAGAAAGTTGAGCCCCCTCCAGAGGTTCATG TAGAAGGGAATGCTATCCCAGAGCCACAAGGAGAGTACCATCCTTTGCCCCTGGGCCATCAAGATATGTCCCAAAACCACCCGGGTATGAAGCAAGACAACCACCTCCAGAACCAAATACCCCACAACACCCAGGATTTATCCCAACCACGACTCCAAGATCTGCCCCCAGGCCATCAGGCAGTGCCATAA
- the LOC129834608 gene encoding nucleobindin-2-like isoform X2: MSWSQVFYTSCFVLLVHLLCLEAVPISLDKTKVNQPEDKASEPPPSVDTGLHYDRYLREVIDFLEKDQHFREKLHNTDMEDIKMGKLAKELDFVSHHVRTQLDELKRQEVSRLRTLIKAKQDIEGGNDMAVDHQVLLKQFEYLNHMNPHTFEVEDLDRLIKSATNDLENYDKERHEEFKKYEMTKDHERREHLKTLDDEGRKKEEEHYEEMKKKHADHPKVNHPGSQNQFKEVWEEADGLDPEDFDPKTFFKLHDSNGDGFFDEQELEALFTKELEKIYDPTNEEDDMVEMEEERLRMREHVMNEVDTNKDRLVSLEEFLIATKKKEFLEPDSWETLEQNQAYTDEEMREFEEHLTQQEEDLNQKASDLQKQRDELERQQEQLNSQKVELQQAVEHMERLKTQKVEPPPEVHEGNAIPEPQGEYHPLPLGHQDMSQNHPGMKQDNHLQNQIPHNTQDLSQPRLQDLPPGHQAVP, translated from the exons ATGTCTTGGAGCCAGGTATTCTACACCAGCTGCTTTGTGCTTCTGGTACATCTGCTCTGTCTGGAGGCAGTGCCCATTAGTCTGGACAAGACCAAGGTGAACCAGCCGGAGGACAAAGCCTCAGAGCCACCACCAAGTGTG GACACTGGACTCCACTATGACCGTTATCTCAGGGAAGTCATTGATTTTCTGGAAAAAGACCAGCATTTCAGAGAGAAGCTCCATAACACAGATATGGAGGATATCAAG ATGGGGAAGCTGGCCAAAGAGCTGGATTTTGTCAGCCACCATGTAAGGACACAACTGGACGAGCTAAAAAGGCAGGAGGTTAGCCGGCTACGGACACTGATCAAAGCCAAGCAAGACATCGAAGGAGGGAACG ATATGGCAGTAGACCACCAAGTTCTGCTGAAACAGTTTGAGTACCTGAACCACATGAATCCTCACACCTTTGAAGTGGAGGATCTGGACAGACTCATCAAATCA GCCACAAACGATCTGGAGAACTATGACAAGGAGCGCCATGAGGAGTTCAAGAAGTACGAGATGACGAAAGACCATGAGCGAAGGGAACACCTCAAGACTCTAGACGATGAAGGGAGGAAGAAGGAGGAAGAACATTACGAGGAGATGAAGAAGAAACATGCAGACCATCCCAAAGTCAACCATCCA GGCAGCCAGAATCAGTTCAAAGAGGTGTGGGAGGAAGCAGATGGTCTTGACCCTGAAGATTTTGACCCCAAGACCTTTTTCAAGCTGCATG ATTCCAATGGAGATGGCTTCTTCGATGAGCAGGAATTGGAGGCACTGTTTACGAAGGAG CTGGAGAAGATCTATGATCCTACCAATGAAGAGGACGATatggtggagatggaggaggagcgcCTGCGTATGAGAGAGCACGTCATGAACGAG GTGGACACCAACAAAGACAGACTGGTCTCCTTAGAAGAGTTCCTGATTGCCACAAAGAAAAAGGAATTCCTGGAACCAGATAGTTGGGAG ACCCTAGAGCAGAACCAGGCCTACACGGACGAGGAGATGAGGGAGTTTGAGGAGCACCTGACCCAGCAGGAAGAGGACCTCAACCAGAAAGCATCAGACCTCCAGAAACAGAGGGATGAGTTAGAGAGGCAACAGGAACAGCTCAACTCACAGAAAGTAGAGCTTCAGCAG GCAGTAGAACACATGGAACGGTTGAAAACCCAGAAAGTTGAGCCCCCTCCAGAGGTTCATG AAGGGAATGCTATCCCAGAGCCACAAGGAGAGTACCATCCTTTGCCCCTGGGCCATCAAGATATGTCCCAAAACCACCCGGGTATGAAGCAAGACAACCACCTCCAGAACCAAATACCCCACAACACCCAGGATTTATCCCAACCACGACTCCAAGATCTGCCCCCAGGCCATCAGGCAGTGCCATAA
- the LOC129834607 gene encoding caprin-1-like isoform X1 codes for MPSATVGNNAVQSSSPELGSGTQSEAMKQVLQVIDKKVRNMEKKKGKLDDYQAKKNKGEWLNQDQLDALIKFQEVTNNLDFARELQKSFLYLGQEIQKAVKKSARREQLQREETEQRRLKTVLELQFLLDRLGDEQTRQDLKQPAAGSPLLTDANLTALDNFYKLVGPERDHDVRLTDQYEEASLHLWELLEGRDQAVAGTTYKALKETLDKVLLSGYFDRAQMHQNGVCEEEEQEEEEQQSVVHESSGSGEQPAEPEGTVMEEYTEAIEVEASEFVNRQFIPETTYSSTGNDQVEEWTAEVQVVNVLQNQSPPQMTPEPHTVSPVSHTPDPVVRKQVVQDLMAQMQGTYNFMQDSMLEFDGHALDPAIVLAQPMKSAQSVDLQQMGQFHSESRLSQPSSVPESTHVPMVSSTPDGYSSTAPLYQPPHTAEPQPQTDGTDHIQASMSLSSEQSPAPSSLPSAFPPVSTPHSGGINVNAAPFQSMQAVFNLNAPVPPTNEADSLKQFPSGYGQGFSSQAEHSVEEPDIQQDTLLSAVGGFHTQDQVAAAGHQVQSSQGPGFGRQGQSFYNSRGAVPRGGPRNPRGMINGYRGSSNGFRGGYDGYRPPFSNTPNNGYGQQAQFSTAPRDYPNSTYQREGYQPGYKRGAVQGPRGCSRGRGGLFKPSRGMVTQMVGHQAN; via the exons ATGCCTTCAGCAACAGTTGGCAACAATGCTGTTCAGTCCTCTAGCCCAGAGTTGGGTTCTGGGACACAGTCTGAGGCCATGAAGCAGGTCCTGCAGGTGATAGACAAGAAGGTCCGCAATATGGAAAAGAAAAAG GGCAAGCTGGATGACTACCAGGCCAAGAAGAATAAAGGTGAATGGTTGAACCAGGATCAGCTG GATGCCTTGATCAAGTTCCAGGAAGTAACAAACAACCTGGATTTTGCACGGGAGTTGCAGAAGAGCTTCCTGTATTTGGGGCAAGAG ATCCAGAAGGCAGTGAAGAAGTCTGCCCGGAGGGAGCAGCTGCAGCGGGAGGAGACGGAGCAGAGGCGGCTGAAGACTGTTCTGGAGCTGCAGTTCCTGCTTGACCGGCTGGGGGATGAGCAGACGAGGCAGGACCTGAAACAGCCTGCTGCAGGCTCCCCCCTGCTCACCGATGCTAACCTCACCGCACTGGACAATTTCTACAAGCTGGTGGGCCCTGAACGGGACCATGACGTCAG GTTGACTGACCAGTATGAGGAGGCCTCCCTACACCTATGGGAACTGCTAGAGGGCAGAGACCAGGCTGTGGCAGGAACAACAT ACAAGGCACTGAAGGAGACCCTGGACAAGGTGCTACTGAGTGGCTATTTTGACAGAGCACAAATGCATCAGAACGGTGTGTGTGAAGAAGAGGAGCAAGAAGAAGAAGAGCAGCAGTCTGTTGTGCATGAGTCGTCTGGGAGCGGGGAGCAGCCTGCAGAACCAG AAGGAACAGTTATGGAAGAATACACAGAGGCCATTGAAGTAGAAGCCTCAGAG TTTGTAAACAGACAGTTCATTCCAGAAACCACATACAGCAGCACTGGCAATGACCAAGTAGAGGAGTGGACAGCAGAGGTCCAG GTGGTCAATGTCCTCCAGAACCAGTCTCCTCCCCAGATGACCCCCGAGCCCCACACTGTGAGCCCAGTCTCCCACACGCCTGACCCCGTGGTCCGGAAGCAGGTCGTACAGGACCTCATGGCCCAGATGCAGGGGACCTATAACTTCATGCAG GACTCCATGTTGGAGTTTGATGGTCATGCCCTGGACCCAGCCATTGTCTTGGCCCAGCCCATGAAGTCTGCACAGAGCGTGGACCTGCAGCAGATGGGTCAGT TTCATTCAGAATCCAGACTTTCTCAACCAAGCTCAGTTCCTGAATCTACACAC GTCCCCATGGTCTCTTCCACACCTGATGGCTACTCCTCCACAGCGCCCCTCTACCAGCCCCCCCACACAGCAGAGccccagccacagacagacggCACCGACCACATCCAG GCCTCGATGTCCCTGTCGTCTGAGCAGTCCCCCGCCCCGTCCTCCTTGCCCTCTGCCTTCCCGCCCGTCTCCACCCCCCACAGCGGCGGCATCAATGTCAACGCAGCACCATTCCAGTCCATGCAAGCG GTGTTCAACCTGAATGCCCCCGTGCCCCCCACTAACGAAGCAGACAGTCTGAAGCAGTTCCCCAGTGGCTACGGCCAGGGCTTCAGCAGCCAGGCGGAGCACTCTGTGGAGGAGCCTGACATCCAGCAGGACACTCTACTGTCCG CTGTAGGAGGCTTCCACACCCAAGACCAAGTGGCGGCAGCGGGCCACCAGGTGCAGTCGTCCCAGGGGCCAGGCTTTGGGCGGCAAGGCCAGTCCTTCTATAACAGCAGGGGGGCTGTGCCTCGCGGAGGCCCCAGGAACCCTCGGGGCATGATCAATGGATACCGAGGATCTTCTAATGGCTTCAGAG GAGGATATGATGGCTATCGCCCTCCCTTCTCGAACACTCCAAACAATGGTTATGGGCAACAGGCCCAGTTCAGCACTGCGCCCCGGGACTACCCAAACAGCACCTATCAGCGG GAGGGATATCAGCCAGGCTACAAGCGGGGAGCAGTCCAGGGACCTCGGGGTTGCTCTCGAG GCCGGGGGGGACTGTTCAAGCCCAGCCGAGGGATGGTGACCCAAATGGTTGGACATCAAGCCAATTAG
- the LOC129834607 gene encoding caprin-1-like isoform X3, producing the protein MPSATVGNNAVQSSSPELGSGTQSEAMKQVLQVIDKKVRNMEKKKGKLDDYQAKKNKGEWLNQDQLDALIKFQEVTNNLDFARELQKSFLYLGQEIQKAVKKSARREQLQREETEQRRLKTVLELQFLLDRLGDEQTRQDLKQPAAGSPLLTDANLTALDNFYKLVGPERDHDVRLTDQYEEASLHLWELLEGRDQAVAGTTYKALKETLDKVLLSGYFDRAQMHQNGVCEEEEQEEEEQQSVVHESSGSGEQPAEPEGTVMEEYTEAIEVEASEFVNRQFIPETTYSSTGNDQVEEWTAEVQVVNVLQNQSPPQMTPEPHTVSPVSHTPDPVVRKQVVQDLMAQMQGTYNFMQDSMLEFDGHALDPAIVLAQPMKSAQSVDLQQMGQFHSESRLSQPSSVPESTHVPMVSSTPDGYSSTAPLYQPPHTAEPQPQTDGTDHIQVFNLNAPVPPTNEADSLKQFPSGYGQGFSSQAEHSVEEPDIQQDTLLSAVGGFHTQDQVAAAGHQVQSSQGPGFGRQGQSFYNSRGAVPRGGPRNPRGMINGYRGSSNGFRGGYDGYRPPFSNTPNNGYGQQAQFSTAPRDYPNSTYQREGYQPGYKRGAVQGPRGCSRGRGGLFKPSRGMVTQMVGHQAN; encoded by the exons ATGCCTTCAGCAACAGTTGGCAACAATGCTGTTCAGTCCTCTAGCCCAGAGTTGGGTTCTGGGACACAGTCTGAGGCCATGAAGCAGGTCCTGCAGGTGATAGACAAGAAGGTCCGCAATATGGAAAAGAAAAAG GGCAAGCTGGATGACTACCAGGCCAAGAAGAATAAAGGTGAATGGTTGAACCAGGATCAGCTG GATGCCTTGATCAAGTTCCAGGAAGTAACAAACAACCTGGATTTTGCACGGGAGTTGCAGAAGAGCTTCCTGTATTTGGGGCAAGAG ATCCAGAAGGCAGTGAAGAAGTCTGCCCGGAGGGAGCAGCTGCAGCGGGAGGAGACGGAGCAGAGGCGGCTGAAGACTGTTCTGGAGCTGCAGTTCCTGCTTGACCGGCTGGGGGATGAGCAGACGAGGCAGGACCTGAAACAGCCTGCTGCAGGCTCCCCCCTGCTCACCGATGCTAACCTCACCGCACTGGACAATTTCTACAAGCTGGTGGGCCCTGAACGGGACCATGACGTCAG GTTGACTGACCAGTATGAGGAGGCCTCCCTACACCTATGGGAACTGCTAGAGGGCAGAGACCAGGCTGTGGCAGGAACAACAT ACAAGGCACTGAAGGAGACCCTGGACAAGGTGCTACTGAGTGGCTATTTTGACAGAGCACAAATGCATCAGAACGGTGTGTGTGAAGAAGAGGAGCAAGAAGAAGAAGAGCAGCAGTCTGTTGTGCATGAGTCGTCTGGGAGCGGGGAGCAGCCTGCAGAACCAG AAGGAACAGTTATGGAAGAATACACAGAGGCCATTGAAGTAGAAGCCTCAGAG TTTGTAAACAGACAGTTCATTCCAGAAACCACATACAGCAGCACTGGCAATGACCAAGTAGAGGAGTGGACAGCAGAGGTCCAG GTGGTCAATGTCCTCCAGAACCAGTCTCCTCCCCAGATGACCCCCGAGCCCCACACTGTGAGCCCAGTCTCCCACACGCCTGACCCCGTGGTCCGGAAGCAGGTCGTACAGGACCTCATGGCCCAGATGCAGGGGACCTATAACTTCATGCAG GACTCCATGTTGGAGTTTGATGGTCATGCCCTGGACCCAGCCATTGTCTTGGCCCAGCCCATGAAGTCTGCACAGAGCGTGGACCTGCAGCAGATGGGTCAGT TTCATTCAGAATCCAGACTTTCTCAACCAAGCTCAGTTCCTGAATCTACACAC GTCCCCATGGTCTCTTCCACACCTGATGGCTACTCCTCCACAGCGCCCCTCTACCAGCCCCCCCACACAGCAGAGccccagccacagacagacggCACCGACCACATCCAG GTGTTCAACCTGAATGCCCCCGTGCCCCCCACTAACGAAGCAGACAGTCTGAAGCAGTTCCCCAGTGGCTACGGCCAGGGCTTCAGCAGCCAGGCGGAGCACTCTGTGGAGGAGCCTGACATCCAGCAGGACACTCTACTGTCCG CTGTAGGAGGCTTCCACACCCAAGACCAAGTGGCGGCAGCGGGCCACCAGGTGCAGTCGTCCCAGGGGCCAGGCTTTGGGCGGCAAGGCCAGTCCTTCTATAACAGCAGGGGGGCTGTGCCTCGCGGAGGCCCCAGGAACCCTCGGGGCATGATCAATGGATACCGAGGATCTTCTAATGGCTTCAGAG GAGGATATGATGGCTATCGCCCTCCCTTCTCGAACACTCCAAACAATGGTTATGGGCAACAGGCCCAGTTCAGCACTGCGCCCCGGGACTACCCAAACAGCACCTATCAGCGG GAGGGATATCAGCCAGGCTACAAGCGGGGAGCAGTCCAGGGACCTCGGGGTTGCTCTCGAG GCCGGGGGGGACTGTTCAAGCCCAGCCGAGGGATGGTGACCCAAATGGTTGGACATCAAGCCAATTAG